A single Rattus norvegicus strain BN/NHsdMcwi chromosome 5, GRCr8, whole genome shotgun sequence DNA region contains:
- the Rex2l2 gene encoding zinc finger protein 501 — protein MDVILETYNNLLSVENNLIRGKQGKILEQDTECNVHEHVTIQEKFCKWDEISKMTLDSTQSTPYKTHLRDPSLRSSNLKRHKAGNTREVHKYKDCVQFLNECAIIGVNSGIHIENKEHKNTEFDKDFVCKHKVMLKQNINGKNLHQCSECEKCFTKTRKLHLHRRIHTGEKPYKCSECDKCFGCKGSLRIHQRIHTGEKPYKCSECDKCFVQQSHLTVHQRIHTGEKPYKCSECDKCFGQQSHRSIHQRIHTGEKPYKCSQCDKHFIQESCLRRHQRIHTGEKPYKCSECDKCFTVKLTLRSHMRIHTGEKPYKCSECDKCFGRKGSLRIHQRIHTGEKPYKCSECDKYFGRKGSLRIHQRIHTGEKPYKCSQCDKRFTQESCLRRHQRIHTGDKPYKCCQCDKYFAQEFYLSIHQRVHTGEKPYKCSECEKCFTEKGTLRNHMRIHTGEKPYKCSECDKCFTEKGTLRNHMRIHIGEKPYKFSECDKSFVQQSQLIVHQRSHTGEKPYK, from the exons ATGGATGTGATTTTGGAGACGTACAACAATCTATTGTCTGTGG aaaataatCTTATACGTGGAAAACAAGGGAAGATCTTGGAACAAGACACAGAGTGCAATGTCCATGAGCATGTGACTATCCAAGAGAAGTTTTGTAAATGGGATGAAATTAGCAAAATGACTCTAGATTCCACCCAAAGTACACCTTATAAAACTCATCTCCGAGATCCCTCCCTTCGGTCCTCAAACCTGAAAAGACATAAAGCTGGGAATACGAGAGAAGTTCACAAATATAAAGACTGTGTACAGTTTTTAAATGAATGTGCTATCATTGGTGTAAATTCTGGAATCCACATAGAgaacaaagaacacaaaaataCAGAATTTGATAAGGATTTTGTCTGTAAACATAAAGTGATGCTGAAACAAAACATTAATGGTAAGAACCTTCACCAGTGTAGTGAATGTGAGAAGTGCTTTACCAAAACAAGGAAGCTCCATTTGCATcggagaattcatacaggagagaaaccttacaaatgtagtgaGTGTGACAAATGCTTTGGCTGCAAAGGTAGTCTGAgaattcatcagagaattcacacaggagagaaaccttacaaatgcagtgaatgtgacaaatgctttgtccaacaatcccatCTTACTGTTCATCAGAGAattcacacaggagagaaaccttacaaatgcagtgaatgtgacaaatgctttggCCAACAATCTCATCGTAgtattcatcagagaattcatactggagagaaaccttacaaatgtagtcaATGTGACAAACATTTTATCCAAGAATCCTGTCTTAGGcgtcatcagagaattcatacaggagaaaaaccttacaaatgtagtgaatgtgacaaatgctttactGTTAAACTCACTCTGAGAAGCCATatgagaattcatacaggagagaaaccttacaaatgcagtgaatgtgacaaatgctttggCCGCAAAGGTAGTCTGAgaattcatcagagaattcacacaggagagaaaccttacaaatgcagtgaatgtgacaaatacTTTGGCCGCAAAGGTAGTCTGAgaattcatcagagaattcacacaggagagaaaccttacaaatgtagtcaATGCGACAAACGTTTTACCCAAGAATCTTGTCTTAGGcgtcatcagagaattcatacggGAGATAAACCTTACAAATGTTGTCAGTGTGACAAATACTTTGCCCAAGAATTCTATCTTAGCATTCATCAGAGAGTTCATAccggagagaaaccttacaaatgcagtgaatgtgaGAAATGCTTTACTGAAAAAGGCACTCTGAGAAACCATatgagaattcatacaggagagaaaccttacaaatgcagtgaatgtgacaaatgctttactGAAAAAGGTACTCTGAGAAACCATATGAGAATTCATataggagagaaaccttacaaattcAGTGAATGTGACAAATCCTTTGTCCAACAATCCCAACTTATTGTTCATCAGAGAagtcatacaggagagaaaccatacaAATGA